In the Clostridium cellulovorans 743B genome, AGTATTTTAATTATTCCTACCTTATTAGCACCTATTTTATTACTTATAGATGGAAATAATGTAGCTGCAAAGATTGAAAATTACTCATCAAAATTAAATCTAAATACTCAGGATATAGATCTGACTAAATTTAATAGTGCCGAAGAAAGTACCATATTAAAAGTATTTTTAAAAAATTTAAATAATCAATGTGAAGAGTTGCTAGAAAATAGGTATCCAACTAAAGAAATCAAGGTAGAAACCTTTGGAAATATAACTAAAGAAAAAAAGATATCAATAGAAAGTATAATAATTTATATAGAGGATAAGAACTTAGTTAAAGAGATAAAAGAGGTATCGGTTGATATAGATAAAGAGAGTTCAAAGAAAGAGAGTGATATTCAGGAGAAGGAGAATATAATAACCTTAATTTCACAGGAATTAAAGGTGTCTCCTTTAAAGATAACAATTAGATCAATGAAGGAGGGATAAGATGGACATTGGGGTTATAAAGAAATTAACTGATTTTATAGAGAAAAAAATAGGATATAAGAATTTTGTAGTAGCAGGACTTGTTATAGGGATATTAATGGTTTTTGGAAGTACATTACTGCCATCTAAAACTACAAATTTAAGTAAAAGTGAAGTAGAAGTTAGTGGATATTCCGAAAGTGAATATCAATACAAAACTCAATTAGAACAACAATTGAAGTCAACACTTAGTAAGATTAAAGGTATAGGTGATGTGGATGTTATGATATATGTAAGTAAAAGTGAAGAAAAAGTTCCAGTTTTTAATGAAAACAATCAAGATAGCAATACGAAGGAAAACGCTAGTAGCGGTGGAGAAAGGACTATAAACCAAAAAAATGATAATAAAACAGTAGTAACTACTAATAATGAACCATTTATTTCTTCTACTAAAATGCCAGAAATAACTGGTGTGGTAGTGGTGGCTCAAGGTGCTGATAATGAAGCAACTAGGCTTAGAATAACAAAAACAGTAGTTAATCTTTTTGGGTTAACCTATGATAAAGTAAATGTACATTCTATGAAAAATTAACATAATTTGGTGATAAGTAACATATAAAAATAGTAGAATAAATTTTTTAGGGGGTAGAACATGGATAAGAAACAAGCGGTCATAATTGTATCATTATTAGTTCTGATAGTATGTACAGGTGTATTGGCATCGCAAGCTCAAAGCAGATTTTATGTACATACAAATGAATTTACACCGACTCTTATAAATGATTCCAATAGTAGTGAGGATAGTTATTTCACAACAGCTAAGCTTACTAGAAGTGAAGAAAATGAAAGATATTGCCAAGCTTTAAAAGAAATAATTAATGACAAATCTCAGTCAGAGTCAGCTATGAAGACTGCTTCTGATCAATATGCTCAGCACACAATTGTAATTAATAATGAATTAAAAATTGAAGAACAATTGAAAGCAGATGGCTTTTCAGATTCTATATGCTATATTCAAGATGATACGGCTAAGGTTATAATCCAAAGCAAGGAAAAGCTTGATGATGAAGCAACGAAAAAAGTTCAACAGGTAGTTTTAAATATTGCTAAAATAAGAGATATAGTAATTACCAATAGAGAATAGAATAAAAAGCTACAGAAGTAGCTTTTTATTTTATAGGGAAATAGGGTATAATATCAATATATAAGGTTTTTATTTGTAAAATTATTATTGTGATGATATAATTAACAATAAGAAATTCTAGCTTTACACGTAAGGGGGTAAAGAAAATGCAAGATATAAATGATTTAAATGTAGATATAGGTGTTGTTAAAATATCTGATGAAGTTGTTGGAGTTATCGCAGGTATAGCTGCAAGTGAAGTTAAAGGAATAGCAAATACAGCATCTGGCTTTGTAAACGACTTAACACAAAAGATTAGTGGTAAGAAGAACAATGCTAGAGGCGTTAAAGTAACTTTAGATGAAGATAGTGCTATAATCGAGCTAAATGTTGTAGTTGAGTATGGCGTAAAGATACCTGAGGTTGCTGCTGAACTTCAGGAAAATGTAAAGAAAACAGTAGAGGCTCTAACAGGACTAAATGTAGAAAACGTTAATATAATCGTTCAAAATATCTATATACCAAAGGCAGAAAATGCCATTAGTTCAGAAAGCGAAGCATAAAAGACACCCTCTGTTTCACAGAGGGTGTTTTAAAGTAAAATCATATATTACTGGAGGATTCTATGAATAGAAGAAAAACAAGAGAAATAGCAATAAAATTAACATATTCTTTAATGATTCAGCAGATTGATTATAAGACTGTAATAGAGAACTTTAAAGAAGTAGAAGATAAAGAAGATGAGGACCTAAAGGATGTAGATTTTACATTTGTTGAAACTATTTTAAGTGGTATAAGCGAGAATAAATCAAACTATGAAGAACTCGTATCACAAAATTTAATTGGATGGAAACTTAACAGAATCTCTAAGTTAAATCTTGCGATTCTTTTAGTTGCAATTTATGAAATAAAAAATATTGATGATATACCAAAGGCTGTATCTATAAATGAAGCTGTGGAAATAGCAAAAAAATATTCTGATGATAAAGCACCTAATTTTATTAATAGTATTCTTGATAAAATAGATTAGAGGTGAGCTTTTTTATGGAAAAAATAATAAATGGTAAAGCATTAGCATTACAATACCAAGATGATATTATTAATTTTATAAAAGAAAGAGAAGCAACAAACTTAAGATTACCGGCGATTTCATTAATACAAGTTGGTAATGATGGTGGTTCTAATTATTACAGAGAAAGTGTAAAAAAGCTTTGTGAAAAACTAAAAATCACTGTAAAAGAATGTATATATGAAGAAAATATAGAAGAGAAAGTTTTTTTAGATAGTGTAAAAGCTGTTGATGAAGATATAAATGTCGATGGAATACTTATGCTTATGCCATTACCGAAGCATATAGATTCTAACAAAGCTATAGATCAAATATCACAAGGTAAAGATATTGATGGACTCACAGACAATAATATAGGTAAATTCTACAGTGGAAAAAAAGCATTCATTCCTTGTACTGCTAAGGCTGTTTTAGCAATTTTAGAAAGTTTACCTATAGAGCTTGAAGGTAAGAATGTAGTGGTTCTTGGAAGAAGTAACGTTGTAGGAAAACCTGTTTCAAATTTACTTATAGGAAAAAATGCTACAGTAACTACTTGTCATTCCAAAACTGAAAATCTAAAAGAAGTGTGTAAAAGAGCTGATATCCTTGTAGCTGCAATAGGAAAGCCTAAGTTTATAGGTAATGAATATGTAAAAGAAGGCGCAATTGTTATCGATGTAGGAACTACATATTATGAAGGTAAGCTTACTGGAGATGTAAACTTTGATGAAGTTAGTGAATTAGCTTCATTCATTACTCCAGTTCCAGGTGGTGTCGGAGCACTTACTACTACTATGCTTTTATCTAGCTTATGTGAAGCGTGCAAAAATAATGTTTAGTAAGGTGCTGACAGTCAGTGAGCTTAATTCTTATATAAAAAGAGTAGTAGATAATGACTATATCCTTAAAAATTCAAGAATTAAGGGTGAGATATCAAATCTTAAAATTCATAGTTCAGGCCATATATACTTTTCTTTAAAAGATGAGGATTCTAAAATATCTGCAGTAATGTTTAGGAGTTACGGAGAAAATATTTCTTTTCAGCCTCAAAATGGAA is a window encoding:
- the spoIIIAF gene encoding stage III sporulation protein AF, giving the protein MDWLKTWVTTIITLSIFTAVANSMLPNGTIKKYAKYAISILIIPTLLAPILLLIDGNNVAAKIENYSSKLNLNTQDIDLTKFNSAEESTILKVFLKNLNNQCEELLENRYPTKEIKVETFGNITKEKKISIESIIIYIEDKNLVKEIKEVSVDIDKESSKKESDIQEKENIITLISQELKVSPLKITIRSMKEG
- a CDS encoding Asp23/Gls24 family envelope stress response protein, coding for MQDINDLNVDIGVVKISDEVVGVIAGIAASEVKGIANTASGFVNDLTQKISGKKNNARGVKVTLDEDSAIIELNVVVEYGVKIPEVAAELQENVKKTVEALTGLNVENVNIIVQNIYIPKAENAISSESEA
- a CDS encoding stage III sporulation protein AG, producing the protein MDIGVIKKLTDFIEKKIGYKNFVVAGLVIGILMVFGSTLLPSKTTNLSKSEVEVSGYSESEYQYKTQLEQQLKSTLSKIKGIGDVDVMIYVSKSEEKVPVFNENNQDSNTKENASSGGERTINQKNDNKTVVTTNNEPFISSTKMPEITGVVVVAQGADNEATRLRITKTVVNLFGLTYDKVNVHSMKN
- the nusB gene encoding transcription antitermination factor NusB — encoded protein: MNRRKTREIAIKLTYSLMIQQIDYKTVIENFKEVEDKEDEDLKDVDFTFVETILSGISENKSNYEELVSQNLIGWKLNRISKLNLAILLVAIYEIKNIDDIPKAVSINEAVEIAKKYSDDKAPNFINSILDKID
- a CDS encoding SpoIIIAH-like family protein: MDKKQAVIIVSLLVLIVCTGVLASQAQSRFYVHTNEFTPTLINDSNSSEDSYFTTAKLTRSEENERYCQALKEIINDKSQSESAMKTASDQYAQHTIVINNELKIEEQLKADGFSDSICYIQDDTAKVIIQSKEKLDDEATKKVQQVVLNIAKIRDIVITNRE
- a CDS encoding bifunctional 5,10-methylenetetrahydrofolate dehydrogenase/5,10-methenyltetrahydrofolate cyclohydrolase is translated as MEKIINGKALALQYQDDIINFIKEREATNLRLPAISLIQVGNDGGSNYYRESVKKLCEKLKITVKECIYEENIEEKVFLDSVKAVDEDINVDGILMLMPLPKHIDSNKAIDQISQGKDIDGLTDNNIGKFYSGKKAFIPCTAKAVLAILESLPIELEGKNVVVLGRSNVVGKPVSNLLIGKNATVTTCHSKTENLKEVCKRADILVAAIGKPKFIGNEYVKEGAIVIDVGTTYYEGKLTGDVNFDEVSELASFITPVPGGVGALTTTMLLSSLCEACKNNV